A single Marinitoga aeolica DNA region contains:
- a CDS encoding alkaline phosphatase family protein, translated as MWKEIFKKIYENKIEGLGILPHYEEYSILNIANWVIENFEGVPFYKPYPLPFKGKKHVVLFLVDAMSYNTFKLVLKEKKNEFKFLGRNQFFPATSIFPSTTANAITTFMTAKPPAEHGILGYILFLKELGALVNMIEFSPLFGGKGIFEPYLVNDILEVETINEILGKYGVKTFTHTHSDIVRSGLSKIHNKGSNIKGYKSLVEMFGMVYDKLVDFINKDEKSFQFAYYGYVDGIGHKYGAKDYKYKAQIYWFLKMLENEFLERINDKILKDTVIIITADHGMLESPLTKEIRFSNENEISKHLWIPPGGEMRMMYFYTKNKKNFYEFFNSNYKDYGNLIDIEEAEKINLFGAKLNQKYRERVGDYIMISKSNYSFVYKYGGSFVHLKGKHGGLSFHEMIVPVIFFG; from the coding sequence ATGTGGAAAGAAATATTTAAAAAAATTTATGAAAATAAAATTGAAGGATTAGGAATTTTACCCCATTATGAAGAATATTCCATATTAAATATTGCGAATTGGGTTATTGAAAATTTTGAAGGTGTTCCTTTTTATAAGCCATATCCATTGCCGTTTAAAGGAAAAAAACACGTAGTTTTATTTTTAGTTGATGCTATGAGTTATAATACATTTAAATTAGTATTAAAAGAGAAGAAAAATGAATTTAAATTTTTAGGGAGAAATCAATTTTTTCCAGCAACTTCAATATTTCCTTCTACCACAGCTAATGCAATTACAACTTTTATGACAGCAAAACCTCCTGCTGAACATGGTATTTTAGGTTATATATTATTTTTAAAAGAATTAGGAGCATTGGTGAATATGATAGAATTTTCACCACTATTTGGTGGGAAAGGGATTTTTGAACCTTATTTAGTAAATGATATATTGGAGGTTGAAACAATAAATGAAATTTTAGGGAAATATGGAGTAAAAACCTTTACACATACACATTCTGACATAGTAAGAAGTGGATTAAGCAAAATTCACAATAAAGGAAGTAATATAAAAGGATATAAATCTTTAGTTGAAATGTTTGGTATGGTTTATGATAAACTTGTTGATTTTATAAATAAAGATGAAAAATCTTTTCAATTTGCATATTATGGTTATGTTGATGGTATAGGGCATAAATACGGCGCTAAAGATTATAAATATAAAGCACAAATATATTGGTTTTTGAAAATGTTAGAAAATGAATTTTTAGAAAGAATAAATGATAAAATACTTAAAGATACAGTTATAATAATAACTGCGGATCATGGGATGTTGGAATCACCATTAACAAAAGAAATAAGATTTTCTAATGAAAATGAAATATCAAAACATCTATGGATTCCACCAGGGGGAGAAATGAGAATGATGTATTTTTATACAAAAAATAAAAAGAATTTTTATGAATTTTTTAACTCGAATTATAAAGATTATGGAAATCTTATTGATATTGAAGAAGCAGAAAAAATAAACTTATTTGGTGCAAAATTAAATCAAAAATACAGAGAAAGAGTTGGGGATTATATTATGATTTCGAAAAGTAATTATAGTTTTGTATATAAATATGGTGGATCGTTTGTTCATTTAAAAGGGAAACATGGTGGATTATCTTTTCATGAAATGATTGTACCTGTTATATTTTTTGGATAA
- a CDS encoding oxygen-binding di-iron domain-containing protein produces MNSSFLLFKNDDHKFIHLGLERLNIEGIFTNQYLIIHKNEGFLIDPGGAHVFSRVFSNVSKYIDLRNIKGVFFSHQDPDVAAGLSLWDIHLPNAKYFFSKLWDRFMPHYGVYSKYKVSLIEDYGGKYYFEDGAELQFIPAHFLHSSGNFTLYDPTSKVLFSGDIGVGVIQPSLKKLFVEDFNEYKKEMEWFHKRYMVSNKIINMWISKVENFDVEIMAPQHGLLFRKKEFIEFLNWFKKLECGEDIIEKIYYNREG; encoded by the coding sequence ATGAATTCTTCTTTTCTTTTGTTTAAAAATGATGATCATAAGTTTATTCATTTAGGATTAGAAAGATTGAATATTGAAGGAATATTTACAAATCAATATTTAATAATTCATAAAAATGAAGGATTTTTAATAGACCCAGGAGGAGCCCATGTTTTCTCCCGGGTTTTTTCAAATGTATCAAAATACATAGATTTGAGAAATATAAAAGGTGTTTTTTTCTCCCACCAAGATCCAGATGTTGCTGCAGGTTTAAGTTTATGGGATATACATTTACCAAACGCTAAATATTTTTTTTCTAAGTTATGGGATAGATTTATGCCTCATTATGGTGTATATAGCAAATATAAGGTATCTTTAATAGAAGATTACGGTGGAAAATATTATTTTGAAGATGGTGCGGAATTACAGTTTATACCTGCTCATTTTTTACATTCTTCAGGGAATTTTACACTATATGATCCTACATCAAAAGTATTATTTTCTGGAGATATTGGAGTCGGTGTCATTCAACCATCTCTAAAAAAATTATTTGTGGAAGATTTTAATGAATATAAAAAAGAGATGGAATGGTTTCATAAAAGATATATGGTGTCTAATAAAATTATTAATATGTGGATTTCAAAAGTTGAAAATTTTGATGTCGAAATAATGGCTCCGCAACATGGATTGCTATTTAGAAAAAAAGAATTTATTGAATTTTTGAACTGGTTTAAAAAACTTGAGTGTGGAGAGGATATTATAGAAAAAATTTATTATAATAGGGAGGGTTAG
- a CDS encoding oxygen-binding di-iron domain-containing protein, with protein MSNSIVLFENDNHKFIYLGVEKNNLEGIFTNQFLVIHNNEGVLLDPGGVHVFPRVLANVSEHIDTKNIKAIFYTHQDPDVSSGVALWSSTLENAKIYISGLWERFLPHFGVFDPSILVPIDDKGGEIKFSDGESLKTIPAHFLHSLGNFSLYDPISKILFSGDIGVGVIQPSEEKIFVENFDEYKQHMEGFHKRYMASNTAAKKWVERISRFDVEIMAPQHGLLFKKNEYLKFLNWFKDLKCGVDIIDKIY; from the coding sequence ATGTCCAATTCAATAGTTTTATTTGAAAATGATAATCACAAATTTATTTATCTTGGTGTTGAAAAGAACAATCTAGAGGGGATTTTTACAAATCAATTTTTAGTTATTCACAACAATGAAGGAGTGTTATTAGATCCCGGTGGAGTTCATGTTTTTCCAAGAGTACTAGCAAATGTTTCAGAACACATTGATACAAAGAATATAAAAGCAATATTTTATACTCACCAGGATCCTGATGTTTCTTCAGGTGTGGCTTTATGGAGCTCAACCTTAGAAAATGCAAAAATTTATATTTCTGGACTATGGGAAAGATTTTTACCTCATTTTGGTGTATTTGATCCATCTATACTTGTACCAATTGATGATAAAGGGGGAGAAATTAAGTTTTCAGATGGTGAATCTTTAAAAACTATACCTGCACATTTTTTACATTCTCTTGGTAATTTTTCATTATATGATCCAATATCAAAAATTTTATTCTCTGGAGATATTGGAGTTGGAGTTATTCAACCTTCAGAAGAAAAAATTTTTGTAGAAAATTTTGATGAATACAAACAACATATGGAGGGATTTCATAAGAGGTATATGGCCTCAAATACTGCTGCCAAAAAGTGGGTAGAAAGAATTTCAAGATTTGATGTTGAAATAATGGCTCCCCAACATGGATTATTATTCAAAAAAAATGAATATTTGAAATTTCTAAATTGGTTCAAAGATTTAAAATGTGGAGTAGATATTATCGATAAAATTTATTAG
- a CDS encoding acylphosphatase, translating into MEAKRYRIYGRVQGVGFRWFVNRIAESLGLNGYVMNMPDGSVEIWAEGKAEKHEKLKEYIIKGNGFSYVENIEEEIVPPEGYTYFQIKY; encoded by the coding sequence ATGGAGGCAAAAAGATATAGAATATATGGAAGAGTTCAAGGAGTAGGTTTTAGATGGTTTGTAAATAGAATTGCTGAATCTCTTGGATTGAATGGTTATGTAATGAATATGCCAGATGGAAGTGTTGAAATATGGGCAGAAGGGAAAGCTGAAAAACATGAAAAACTAAAAGAATATATAATTAAAGGAAATGGTTTTTCTTATGTTGAGAATATTGAAGAAGAGATTGTACCACCAGAGGGATATACATATTTCCAAATTAAATATTAA
- a CDS encoding MFS transporter yields MNDRSNKIRIKSVGYLLIPAIFLVFVYISYGVIIQGFVSTELQYSFNLKQNILPLLNIPIFVGMCFGVYISHYKVKNKKLFYSFLLFSIIINFFYFFIKKYIYFLIIRFISGIGFGCLFGYLSAYYYYYRSELNIKNVSLEWGKAFGVLLAALSTYYLVPFLGWNFAFFILLVGIFIIIMVSFLPEIEDISYLELKSFSKEKKTLLYLFMGIYFIIGNNYYIITLNIKNILVHFSKDYVIVHFYLILFSISIIFGYLISIYLYNKFSKFFLIFSLNLLLIFISFISIFAFSGIQIAYFLLLNIAIQIIIWNTVLVYSLTFFDPKERYIIIKSMFFMISFGGICSSIFSFLLNTKLSTNIFIFIGFTSLISLILTYNLSKKYNRYNHFMKR; encoded by the coding sequence ATGAATGATCGTTCTAATAAAATAAGAATAAAATCAGTAGGATATCTTTTAATTCCAGCAATTTTCCTTGTTTTCGTTTATATATCATATGGTGTAATTATCCAGGGATTTGTTTCTACAGAACTGCAATATTCTTTTAATCTTAAACAAAATATTTTGCCTTTATTAAATATTCCAATTTTTGTTGGAATGTGTTTTGGGGTATATATTTCACATTACAAAGTAAAAAATAAAAAACTATTTTATTCTTTTCTTTTATTTTCAATTATTATAAACTTTTTTTATTTTTTTATAAAAAAGTATATTTACTTCCTTATAATTAGATTTATTTCGGGAATAGGATTCGGTTGTCTTTTTGGTTATCTTAGTGCTTATTACTATTATTATAGATCAGAACTGAATATAAAAAATGTATCTTTAGAATGGGGAAAAGCATTTGGTGTTTTACTTGCAGCACTTTCTACCTATTATCTCGTACCTTTTTTAGGGTGGAACTTTGCTTTTTTTATTCTCTTAGTAGGAATTTTTATTATTATTATGGTCAGCTTTTTACCCGAAATTGAAGATATTTCATATTTAGAATTAAAGTCATTTTCAAAAGAAAAAAAAACTTTGTTGTATTTATTTATGGGTATATATTTTATTATTGGAAATAATTATTATATCATAACCTTAAATATAAAAAACATACTCGTTCACTTTTCTAAAGATTATGTTATTGTACATTTTTATTTAATACTATTCTCAATCAGCATAATATTTGGTTATCTCATATCTATATATTTATATAATAAATTCAGCAAATTTTTTTTGATTTTTTCTTTGAACTTATTATTAATCTTTATTTCCTTTATTAGTATTTTTGCTTTTTCAGGAATACAAATAGCTTATTTTTTATTGTTGAACATAGCCATTCAAATTATAATATGGAACACTGTTTTAGTGTATAGTTTAACCTTTTTTGATCCGAAAGAGCGTTATATAATAATAAAATCAATGTTTTTCATGATTTCATTTGGAGGTATTTGTTCTTCGATATTTTCCTTTTTGCTTAACACAAAATTATCTACTAATATTTTTATATTTATTGGATTTACATCTTTAATATCCTTAATACTGACATATAATTTATCCAAAAAATATAACAGGTACAATCATTTCATGAAAAGATAA
- a CDS encoding RNA polymerase sigma factor gives MNEKRLVEKLKRKDKEAFEELYNQYAPKIYVTLKKYVDLSEIEDALQEVFFKIFKGIHTFRGDSKLSTWIYQITINVGKDYIRKKKKNVVENIDLTENYTEGIGIQPEADVNVSNEVLDEMEMDKITKIMEKLSEEDRILIKLRDIDGLSYDEIAEKLNKPLGSVKSRLHYARKKFQKLLKEENLA, from the coding sequence TTGAATGAAAAAAGATTAGTTGAAAAATTAAAAAGGAAGGACAAAGAGGCATTTGAGGAATTATACAATCAATATGCACCTAAAATATATGTAACATTGAAAAAATATGTTGATTTGAGTGAAATAGAAGATGCGTTGCAAGAGGTTTTTTTTAAGATTTTTAAAGGTATACATACATTTAGAGGTGATTCAAAATTATCTACATGGATATATCAAATTACTATTAATGTTGGGAAAGATTATATTCGTAAAAAAAAGAAAAATGTTGTTGAAAATATAGATCTAACAGAAAATTATACAGAAGGGATAGGAATACAACCTGAAGCAGATGTTAATGTTTCAAATGAGGTATTAGATGAAATGGAAATGGATAAAATAACCAAAATTATGGAAAAGCTATCTGAAGAAGATAGAATTTTAATAAAATTAAGGGATATAGATGGCTTAAGTTATGATGAAATTGCAGAAAAATTGAATAAGCCATTAGGAAGTGTAAAAAGTCGTTTGCATTATGCAAGAAAAAAGTTCCAAAAGTTATTAAAGGAGGAGAACCTCGCATGA
- a CDS encoding peroxiredoxin: MLKTGDKSINFELVNTKLEKVKLEDFLGKKVVLVFYPGAFTSVCQKELCTFRDMITKFNNLNVKVLGISVDTPFSNKEFSEKNRLKFDLLSDFCGEVSKNYGGVHKNFVGIENYTVSKRSVYIIDEKGTVIYTWISEDPGKEPPYEEIEKLI, translated from the coding sequence ATGTTAAAAACGGGAGATAAAAGTATAAATTTCGAACTCGTAAATACAAAACTTGAAAAAGTAAAACTAGAGGATTTTTTGGGGAAAAAAGTAGTTTTAGTTTTTTATCCGGGAGCATTTACAAGTGTTTGTCAAAAAGAATTATGCACATTTAGAGATATGATTACTAAATTTAATAATTTAAATGTTAAAGTATTAGGCATTAGTGTAGATACTCCATTTTCTAATAAAGAATTTTCAGAAAAGAATAGACTAAAATTTGATCTTTTATCTGATTTTTGTGGTGAAGTATCAAAAAATTATGGAGGAGTTCATAAAAATTTTGTAGGTATAGAAAATTACACTGTTTCAAAAAGATCTGTATATATAATTGACGAAAAAGGTACCGTTATATATACCTGGATTTCAGAAGATCCTGGAAAAGAACCACCATATGAAGAAATAGAAAAATTGATATAA
- a CDS encoding LVIVD repeat-containing protein, producing MKLKFIILAISAFIVVMTGVVIFPIIYKNEPPSIPDLYTPKNGAVDIPVNTVFTWGATDPDGDKLTYDLYLSTDRYNLTPIASNITETSFTKVLKYNKTYYWKVVAKDKKHKTDSDIWLFSTENAIPLKPHSPKPSDGEINVPLITTLNWQCEDLDGDKIFYDVYLGRSIDTMKPIVTGTEATSIEVNLKEDARYYWKVVAKDGHGGIRYGEIWAFQTKSVKELGKPFNPIPTNGATNLETKITLEWKYEGKEALFDVYLGLDPKDMTLIAQNLGYQFYDISVDYGKDYYWKVVAKSGNEVKESSIWNFSTKKLLIKEEISEPSTELTVESSVISIESTITKEITPTIYMEKTKKMNKKYVYTTGSGIGMYIIDVTDPKKPKIVNHVYTEGWAVGLYVRDKHAYIADWINGVVVADVSDVKKPKKVAKLKTFGKVYSIFVKNDIAYILEGNSGMEVVKIGKDYSLNTMSYLELKGSSGRIFVEDNYAYVPMGYDGFVIVDVSDPKIPKLLSYYDAEGFAYNVFVKDDIAYIADGGKGLKVVNVKDKKHPKLISKLNINSKWGRVYLDNNIVFYSKGENGFSLIDVSDKSNPILLSTVDTKGFCYGGYIRDNYLYVADGENGLLIYDISDPQNPVLLSNLKNLYLQNIILEVK from the coding sequence TTGAAATTAAAATTTATAATACTTGCAATATCAGCGTTTATAGTTGTAATGACAGGGGTTGTCATTTTCCCTATTATATATAAAAACGAACCGCCTTCAATACCAGATTTATATACTCCTAAAAATGGAGCTGTTGATATTCCTGTAAATACAGTTTTTACATGGGGAGCAACAGATCCGGATGGGGATAAATTAACTTATGATTTATATTTATCAACAGACAGATATAATCTCACACCTATTGCTTCAAATATAACAGAAACTTCTTTTACCAAAGTTTTAAAATATAATAAAACCTATTATTGGAAAGTAGTGGCAAAGGATAAAAAACACAAAACAGATAGTGATATATGGCTTTTTAGTACAGAAAATGCAATCCCTTTAAAACCGCATTCACCCAAACCTTCAGATGGTGAAATTAATGTTCCATTAATAACAACATTAAATTGGCAATGTGAAGACCTTGATGGGGATAAAATATTTTATGATGTTTATTTAGGTCGTTCTATAGACACTATGAAACCTATAGTAACAGGAACAGAAGCAACATCTATTGAGGTTAATTTAAAAGAGGATGCAAGATATTACTGGAAGGTAGTAGCAAAAGATGGACATGGTGGTATTAGATATGGTGAAATATGGGCTTTTCAAACAAAATCAGTAAAAGAACTTGGGAAACCATTTAATCCAATACCAACAAACGGAGCAACAAATTTGGAAACAAAAATTACTTTAGAATGGAAATATGAAGGTAAAGAAGCGTTATTTGATGTTTATCTTGGACTTGATCCGAAAGATATGACATTAATAGCTCAAAATTTGGGATATCAATTTTATGATATTTCTGTTGATTATGGAAAAGATTATTATTGGAAAGTGGTAGCAAAATCTGGTAATGAAGTAAAAGAAAGTTCTATATGGAATTTTTCTACTAAAAAGTTATTAATAAAAGAAGAAATTTCTGAACCATCAACAGAATTAACAGTTGAAAGTAGTGTTATATCTATAGAATCTACTATAACAAAAGAGATTACACCGACAATTTATATGGAGAAAACTAAAAAAATGAATAAAAAATATGTTTATACTACAGGTAGTGGAATTGGTATGTATATTATAGATGTTACAGATCCTAAAAAACCTAAAATTGTAAATCATGTATATACAGAAGGTTGGGCTGTTGGACTATATGTAAGAGATAAACACGCCTATATAGCTGATTGGATAAACGGAGTGGTTGTTGCTGATGTTAGTGATGTAAAAAAACCTAAAAAAGTAGCAAAACTTAAGACATTTGGTAAAGTATATTCTATTTTCGTAAAAAATGATATAGCCTATATTCTTGAAGGAAATTCGGGTATGGAAGTTGTAAAAATTGGCAAAGATTATTCGTTAAATACTATGAGTTACCTTGAGTTAAAGGGTTCATCTGGGAGAATATTTGTTGAAGATAATTATGCATATGTGCCAATGGGATATGATGGTTTTGTAATAGTTGATGTTTCGGATCCTAAAATACCAAAATTGTTAAGTTATTATGATGCAGAAGGATTTGCATATAATGTATTTGTAAAAGATGATATAGCTTATATTGCAGATGGTGGAAAAGGATTGAAAGTAGTAAATGTAAAAGATAAAAAACATCCTAAATTAATTTCTAAATTGAACATAAATTCTAAGTGGGGAAGAGTTTATTTGGATAATAATATAGTTTTTTATTCAAAAGGAGAAAATGGATTTTCTTTAATTGATGTATCTGACAAATCAAATCCTATATTGTTATCAACTGTTGATACAAAAGGTTTTTGCTATGGTGGATATATTAGAGATAATTATTTATATGTTGCAGATGGAGAAAATGGACTTCTTATATACGATATTTCAGATCCACAAAATCCTGTATTATTATCTAATTTAAAAAATTTATATTTACAAAACATAATTTTAGAGGTTAAATAA
- a CDS encoding SoxR reducing system RseC family protein, which yields MREVFVVNTIDEKRVNLISTRSSSCESCALSGACNLTGSNSERIMGIEKEQFKKIPEIGDYVIVEIPDFSVSKISFIIYGFPLLSFLITLLIAYSITGKDMISFLYGLLGLGISYGVIAYLDRTVFKKKYKPSVVEVLPKQNNLNLKLGIQN from the coding sequence ATGAGAGAAGTTTTTGTAGTTAATACTATAGATGAGAAAAGGGTTAATTTAATAAGTACGAGAAGTTCAAGTTGTGAAAGTTGCGCTTTAAGTGGTGCATGTAATCTAACCGGAAGTAATAGTGAGAGAATAATGGGAATAGAGAAAGAGCAATTTAAAAAAATTCCCGAGATTGGAGATTATGTAATAGTTGAAATTCCAGATTTTTCTGTGTCTAAAATTTCTTTTATAATTTATGGGTTTCCTCTATTATCCTTTTTAATTACCTTATTAATTGCATATTCCATTACAGGCAAAGACATGATTTCATTTTTATATGGACTTCTTGGATTAGGGATTTCCTATGGAGTCATAGCTTATTTAGATAGGACAGTATTTAAAAAGAAATACAAACCATCAGTTGTAGAAGTTTTACCTAAACAAAATAATTTGAACTTAAAATTAGGAATACAAAATTAA
- a CDS encoding methyl-accepting chemotaxis protein: MSDKNTNNLKNTIEKISQSIYHENILTSFIENLDEVLGERFEKANKITNEVGYKIIETIENTTNIAHSIEDMSKNSRIEKNEVSELNKNIINKLHNVGGNLNQVKTDVSESIDLVSKALESFDEVKEITKNINKIAKKTNMLSINASIEAAKAKEHGRGFAVVAEEIQKLSTETNESAKQINDKIKNLSDEIKTVLEKINYISELFELVAGVTEDSLMILEKNEKFLDNLVGLLESNTLILEENIGNLSMSKEDIMNLINTISMLNDVIKNVLMMQKDLKNIEI; this comes from the coding sequence ATGAGTGATAAAAATACAAACAATTTAAAGAATACAATTGAAAAAATTTCGCAAAGTATATACCATGAAAATATTTTAACCTCATTTATAGAAAACTTGGATGAAGTTTTAGGAGAAAGATTTGAAAAAGCTAATAAAATAACGAATGAAGTAGGATATAAAATAATTGAAACAATTGAAAATACCACAAATATTGCTCATTCTATAGAAGATATGTCAAAAAATAGTAGAATAGAAAAAAATGAAGTTTCTGAACTTAATAAAAATATCATAAATAAATTGCATAATGTTGGTGGAAATTTAAATCAAGTAAAGACTGACGTTTCAGAATCTATTGATTTAGTATCAAAAGCTTTAGAAAGTTTTGATGAGGTTAAAGAAATAACGAAGAATATAAATAAAATAGCTAAAAAAACAAATATGCTGTCTATTAACGCATCTATTGAAGCAGCAAAAGCAAAAGAACATGGTAGAGGTTTTGCTGTTGTAGCTGAAGAAATACAAAAATTATCAACAGAGACAAATGAGAGTGCAAAACAAATAAACGATAAGATAAAGAATCTTTCAGACGAAATAAAAACTGTATTGGAAAAAATAAACTATATATCTGAATTATTTGAATTAGTTGCAGGGGTAACTGAAGATTCTTTAATGATTCTTGAAAAAAATGAAAAATTTTTGGATAACTTGGTAGGTTTATTAGAATCAAATACATTAATTTTGGAAGAAAATATTGGAAATTTAAGCATGTCTAAAGAGGATATAATGAATTTAATAAATACAATTTCAATGCTTAACGATGTAATAAAAAATGTTTTAATGATGCAGAAAGATTTAAAAAATATAGAAATATAG
- a CDS encoding LVIVD repeat-containing protein — MKIKSYFLVAFLLFAVLMIANQSLFINSYEEGVSLVNFENPVVPKLIASYPNILDIKDVPVFFDSKVTSFYTNNTFMVIGLKSNKVYFINLKNQESQVFELKNYPTQIKQYGNTIYVSVYNSEIIPFEITGDKVIKKLRINSIGETFDFEFADNYLYVADGIKGLAIYSQSNGSYKYMRHLKTGGEVQKIYIDGTHLYTLDGAKGISIFDISFKLLPFLVKSVDTGGGVNAILKNGNYLYVTDKWYGLEVFDMKDINRPADNKQEKINPIFKHYTLNTPIDLKLINKNYLLVTDNWGGLEIFNVSNAKKPELIKIFNYHTDLQGLYIKGNYLYAADKKDGLIIFDISNPENPLEVSSKKTLNLKLLPKKLEKTLNDAVSVYAIDDAAYIADRQNGFTIFNISNIKNPEVLSNYVDVKENNNVILGYTNNFIIEGNKAYIADGYKDLVILDISNKSKPKIMSINRVSGRTMDIAKKGNYVFIVTDDVGFETFKITNSNIKHLLPKFRINGFAKDIEINGDYAYVSVDWKYTVLKNKTIPVGNPGIYVINIKDRENPFVEKIIKINNEGVLKLHIFNNLGFAALGENGFAIIDLKNGKILSHINTPGNTKDLYVKDDYLYVADGKNGMMIFNIQNPENPIFVKKIFWMTFGEFNN, encoded by the coding sequence ATGAAAATAAAATCATACTTCTTAGTAGCATTTTTATTGTTTGCCGTATTAATGATAGCAAACCAATCTTTGTTTATCAATAGTTATGAAGAGGGTGTTAGTCTGGTTAATTTTGAAAATCCCGTAGTTCCAAAGTTAATAGCCTCATATCCTAATATATTAGATATAAAAGATGTACCAGTGTTTTTTGATTCTAAAGTTACTTCTTTTTACACAAATAACACTTTCATGGTAATTGGTTTAAAATCAAACAAGGTTTATTTTATCAACTTAAAAAATCAAGAATCTCAAGTGTTTGAACTTAAAAACTATCCCACTCAAATAAAGCAATATGGAAATACTATTTATGTTTCTGTATATAATAGTGAAATCATACCTTTTGAAATAACTGGAGATAAAGTAATCAAAAAATTAAGAATTAATTCTATAGGTGAAACTTTTGATTTTGAATTTGCTGATAATTACTTATACGTTGCTGATGGAATTAAAGGTTTGGCTATTTATTCTCAATCAAATGGTTCATATAAATATATGAGACATTTAAAAACAGGTGGTGAAGTACAAAAAATATATATTGATGGAACTCATTTATATACTCTGGATGGTGCAAAAGGCATATCCATATTTGATATTTCATTTAAATTGCTTCCTTTCTTAGTTAAGTCTGTTGATACAGGAGGAGGAGTTAATGCTATTTTAAAAAATGGAAATTATTTATATGTAACCGATAAATGGTACGGATTGGAAGTATTTGACATGAAAGATATAAATAGACCTGCTGATAATAAACAGGAAAAAATTAATCCTATTTTTAAACATTATACACTTAATACTCCTATTGATTTAAAATTAATAAATAAAAATTATCTGCTTGTTACAGATAATTGGGGTGGATTGGAAATATTCAATGTCTCAAATGCTAAAAAACCTGAATTAATAAAAATCTTTAATTATCATACAGATTTACAGGGATTATATATAAAAGGTAATTATTTATATGCTGCTGATAAAAAAGATGGATTAATAATTTTTGATATTAGTAATCCTGAAAATCCGTTAGAAGTTTCATCCAAAAAAACTTTAAATTTAAAATTATTACCTAAAAAATTAGAAAAAACATTAAATGATGCTGTTAGTGTTTATGCTATCGATGATGCTGCATATATTGCTGATAGACAAAATGGATTTACGATTTTTAATATATCGAATATTAAAAATCCAGAAGTTTTATCAAATTATGTTGATGTAAAAGAAAACAACAATGTTATTTTAGGATATACTAATAATTTTATAATAGAAGGTAATAAAGCATATATTGCTGATGGGTACAAAGATCTTGTTATTCTGGATATTTCCAATAAATCAAAACCCAAAATTATGTCAATAAATAGAGTGTCTGGAAGAACTATGGATATTGCTAAAAAAGGAAATTATGTATTCATCGTAACTGATGATGTTGGTTTTGAAACTTTCAAAATCACAAATTCAAACATAAAACATTTACTTCCTAAGTTTAGAATCAATGGATTTGCAAAAGATATTGAGATAAATGGAGATTATGCATATGTTTCAGTTGATTGGAAATACACTGTATTGAAAAATAAAACGATTCCTGTTGGAAATCCAGGTATATACGTTATTAATATAAAAGATAGAGAAAATCCATTTGTTGAAAAGATTATAAAAATAAATAATGAAGGTGTTTTGAAATTACATATTTTCAATAATTTAGGTTTTGCTGCTTTAGGTGAAAATGGATTTGCTATAATTGATTTAAAAAATGGGAAGATTTTATCCCATATAAATACTCCTGGTAATACAAAAGATTTATATGTAAAAGACGATTATCTTTATGTTGCCGATGGGAAAAATGGTATGATGATATTTAATATACAAAATCCAGAAAATCCAATATTTGTAAAAAAAATATTCTGGATGACTTTTGGGGAGTTTAATAACTAG